The proteins below come from a single Dermatophilaceae bacterium Soc4.6 genomic window:
- a CDS encoding patatin-like phospholipase family protein: MSDAIPTPTAASPDGGSTPVRRVPTTALVLAGGGLAGIAWELGVLQGLADVDPALAARVLASDVVVGTSAGSVVGAQVTVATSADPSPTLEQLYAAQRVDATAELSADLDLTSFAQRLAAATAGARSAAEVRRAVGAFALAADTVPAQERLAVIRTRLPRPQWPERDLRVVTLDAQSGERRVLDRHSGVDLALAIAASCAVPGIWPVVAIDGHHYTDGGVHSGANADVAAGCDIVLVLSPTLPDGPTMLGRPLADELVDLGPAAVHVIYADADSVAAFGANPLSPTTRPPSAAAGREVGRAHAARVAALLGPTAA, translated from the coding sequence ATGAGCGACGCGATCCCCACCCCCACAGCTGCGTCCCCGGATGGCGGGTCGACCCCTGTGCGCAGGGTCCCGACCACAGCCCTGGTCCTCGCGGGCGGTGGGCTGGCCGGCATCGCCTGGGAGCTGGGAGTGCTGCAGGGTCTCGCCGACGTCGACCCCGCCCTCGCCGCGCGGGTGCTGGCCAGCGACGTCGTCGTGGGCACCTCGGCGGGATCGGTCGTCGGGGCCCAGGTCACCGTCGCCACCTCGGCCGACCCGTCGCCGACCCTCGAGCAGCTGTATGCCGCGCAACGGGTCGACGCGACCGCCGAGCTCTCGGCCGACCTCGACCTCACGTCGTTCGCCCAGCGTCTGGCCGCGGCCACCGCCGGTGCGCGGTCGGCGGCCGAGGTCCGGCGAGCCGTGGGGGCCTTCGCCCTCGCCGCCGACACCGTGCCGGCGCAGGAGCGGCTCGCCGTGATCCGCACTCGCCTGCCGCGCCCGCAGTGGCCCGAGCGCGACCTGCGAGTCGTCACGCTCGACGCGCAGTCGGGCGAGCGTCGGGTGCTCGACCGTCACAGCGGCGTCGACCTCGCCCTCGCCATCGCCGCGAGCTGCGCCGTGCCAGGCATCTGGCCCGTGGTGGCGATCGACGGCCACCACTACACCGACGGCGGCGTCCACTCCGGGGCGAACGCCGACGTCGCCGCCGGCTGCGACATCGTGCTCGTGCTCTCACCCACGCTCCCCGACGGGCCGACGATGCTCGGCCGCCCCCTCGCCGACGAGCTCGTCGACCTCGGCCCCGCCGCGGTCCACGTCATCTACGCCGACGCTGACTCCGTGGCCGCCTTCGGCGCCAACCCCCTGTCCCCGACGACCCGGCCCCCCTCCGCTGCGGCGGGCCGGGAGGTGGGACGGGCCCACGCCGCGCGGGTCGCGGCGCTGCTGGGCCCGACCGCCGCGTAG
- a CDS encoding 3-hydroxyacyl-CoA dehydrogenase NAD-binding domain-containing protein has translation MEPLGHVAVIGTGAMGAGIAQVAATAGHVVHLVDAVDGAAGRARDGIAARLDARVSRGRMTAADAAATVARLEVADGIGDLPACLLVVEAVREDLEVKRAIFAELAARQPVTAVLASNTSSIDIDAIAEAVPEPGRGRVIGLHFFNPAPAMALVEVVAGRGSAEPALDVGAELVRAWGKTPVRCASTPGFVVNRVARPFYGEAQRLLGDEVADAATIDAALRGAGFRLGPLELTDLIGQDVNLAVGTSVWEQTGRDPRYAPTALQQQLVADGRLGRKSGHGIYAYAADGNLLTTGPDEQLLADLVGGPVTTDPVARTLAMLVNEAVDLVHRGEASSDDVDLAMRLGAGYPRGILEWGREIGFDVVEAQLRELAAAFPGGRYRPSPGLTTA, from the coding sequence CGGCACGGGCGCCATGGGCGCGGGCATCGCGCAGGTCGCCGCGACGGCGGGGCACGTGGTGCACCTGGTCGACGCCGTGGACGGAGCGGCGGGGCGAGCCCGCGACGGCATCGCCGCCCGCCTGGACGCCCGGGTCTCGCGCGGCCGGATGACGGCGGCGGACGCGGCGGCGACGGTCGCGCGTCTCGAGGTGGCCGATGGCATCGGCGACCTGCCCGCGTGCCTGCTCGTCGTCGAGGCGGTCCGGGAAGACCTCGAGGTCAAGCGGGCGATCTTCGCCGAGCTGGCCGCGCGTCAACCGGTGACCGCGGTGCTGGCCAGCAACACCTCGAGCATCGACATCGACGCCATCGCCGAGGCCGTGCCCGAGCCGGGGCGAGGGCGGGTCATCGGCCTGCACTTCTTCAACCCGGCCCCGGCCATGGCGCTGGTCGAGGTGGTGGCTGGGCGGGGCAGCGCCGAGCCCGCCCTCGACGTCGGTGCCGAGCTCGTGCGGGCCTGGGGCAAGACCCCGGTGCGCTGTGCGTCGACCCCCGGCTTCGTCGTCAACCGGGTCGCGCGACCCTTCTACGGCGAGGCGCAGCGGCTGCTCGGCGACGAGGTCGCCGACGCCGCCACGATCGACGCCGCCCTGCGGGGGGCCGGCTTCCGACTCGGTCCCCTCGAGCTGACCGACCTCATCGGGCAGGACGTCAACCTCGCTGTCGGCACCAGCGTGTGGGAGCAGACCGGTCGCGACCCGCGCTACGCGCCCACGGCCCTGCAGCAGCAGCTCGTCGCCGACGGCCGGCTCGGCCGCAAGAGCGGCCACGGCATCTACGCGTATGCCGCCGACGGCAACCTCCTGACCACCGGGCCCGACGAGCAGCTGCTAGCCGACCTGGTCGGTGGACCGGTCACCACCGACCCGGTGGCGCGCACCCTGGCCATGCTCGTCAACGAGGCCGTCGACCTGGTCCACCGCGGGGAGGCGAGCAGCGACGACGTCGACCTGGCCATGCGCCTCGGCGCAGGCTATCCCCGGGGCATCCTCGAGTGGGGCCGAGAGATCGGCTTCGACGTCGTGGAAGCCCAGCTCCGCGAGCTGGCCGCGGCCTTCCCGGGGGGCCGCTACCGCCCGAGCCCCGGACTCACCACCGCATAG
- a CDS encoding ABC transporter substrate-binding protein, translated as MTRRLTPRSTRSTRRTPVALTVPVALGLTLGLAACGSSSLSGGTTAPASSSGGSTATATVDPALVAALPAKIKAAGKIVVGTDATYAPNEFLGGDGKTVQGMDVDLFNAVAAKFGLTVEYQPAGFDSIILGVTGGKYDMGISSFSVTAERKKVVNMVSYFTAGTQWVTAAGNAKGVNPDDACGKSVGVQKGATQVDDLTARSKKCTDAGKPAINLVIQEGQDQVTADVASGKTDAMAADSPVGLYAAKQSNGALAPLGTPYDSAPYGYVIPKDETTFGTALVTALKAASADGTYTAALTKWGVEVGAITDFAVNP; from the coding sequence ATGACCCGCCGCCTGACCCCCCGCTCGACCCGCTCGACCCGTCGTACGCCCGTCGCCCTCACCGTGCCCGTCGCCCTCGGCCTGACCCTCGGCCTCGCCGCCTGCGGGTCGAGCTCGCTGTCGGGTGGCACCACGGCGCCGGCCAGCAGCTCGGGCGGCAGCACGGCCACCGCGACGGTCGACCCGGCCCTGGTCGCCGCGCTCCCCGCGAAGATCAAGGCCGCTGGCAAGATCGTCGTCGGCACCGACGCGACCTACGCGCCCAACGAGTTCCTCGGCGGCGACGGCAAGACCGTGCAGGGCATGGACGTCGACCTCTTCAACGCCGTCGCCGCGAAGTTCGGCCTGACGGTGGAGTACCAGCCGGCCGGCTTCGACTCGATCATCCTCGGCGTCACCGGGGGGAAGTACGACATGGGCATCTCGAGCTTCTCGGTGACCGCCGAGCGCAAGAAGGTCGTCAACATGGTCAGCTACTTCACGGCCGGAACGCAGTGGGTCACCGCCGCGGGCAACGCCAAGGGCGTCAACCCCGACGACGCGTGCGGCAAGTCGGTGGGGGTGCAGAAGGGCGCCACGCAGGTCGACGACCTCACCGCCCGGAGCAAGAAGTGCACCGACGCGGGCAAGCCGGCGATCAACCTCGTCATCCAGGAGGGCCAGGACCAGGTCACCGCCGACGTCGCCAGCGGCAAGACCGACGCGATGGCCGCCGACTCCCCCGTCGGCCTGTATGCCGCCAAGCAGTCGAACGGCGCGCTCGCCCCCCTGGGCACGCCCTACGACTCGGCGCCCTACGGCTACGTGATCCCCAAGGACGAGACCACGTTCGGCACCGCCCTGGTGACCGCGCTCAAGGCCGCGTCGGCCGACGGTACCTACACCGCCGCCCTGACCAAGTGGGGGGTCGAGGTCGGGGCGATCACCGACTTCGCCGTCAACCCGTGA
- a CDS encoding P1 family peptidase, whose translation MRIPVPGVGVGHWTDPVGRTGCTVIVLPPGTTASYECRGGAPASRELTVLEPDKSVSRVDAVLLTGGSAFGLAAADGVMRRCEELDRGVPTSAGRVPIVPALALFDLTAGDRHARPTAQDGYAAACAASGDAQLTGLVGAGTGAHTGQWRGPSGRSPGGLGTAVRQVGDVVVWALVAVNAFGDLADGSASPSLEVAEHLQRSVEARRGVATGPASEVESERLHTTIGVVVTNARLDKTGCHVVAQGAHDGLARAVTPPHTRYDGDAFVAAATGEVDADLDVVRLLALAVVCDAIRSVGAPA comes from the coding sequence ATGAGGATCCCTGTTCCCGGAGTGGGGGTCGGTCACTGGACCGACCCGGTCGGCCGGACCGGGTGCACCGTGATCGTGCTGCCGCCCGGGACGACGGCCTCCTACGAGTGCCGTGGCGGCGCTCCCGCGTCGCGGGAGCTCACGGTGCTCGAGCCGGACAAGTCGGTGAGCCGGGTCGATGCGGTGCTGCTCACCGGGGGGTCCGCCTTCGGGCTGGCCGCCGCCGACGGGGTGATGCGTCGCTGTGAGGAGCTCGACCGTGGAGTGCCGACGTCGGCAGGCCGGGTGCCCATCGTGCCGGCCCTCGCGCTGTTCGACCTCACGGCCGGCGACCGCCACGCGCGACCGACCGCGCAGGACGGCTATGCCGCCGCGTGCGCCGCCTCTGGCGACGCGCAGCTCACCGGTCTGGTGGGGGCCGGGACCGGGGCCCACACCGGTCAGTGGCGGGGCCCGAGCGGGCGCTCACCCGGGGGCCTCGGGACGGCCGTGCGGCAGGTCGGCGACGTCGTGGTCTGGGCGCTGGTCGCCGTCAACGCCTTCGGCGACCTGGCCGACGGGTCGGCGAGCCCGTCGCTCGAGGTGGCCGAGCACCTCCAGCGGTCCGTCGAGGCTCGTCGTGGCGTCGCGACGGGACCCGCCAGCGAGGTGGAGAGCGAGAGGCTCCATACGACCATCGGGGTGGTCGTCACCAACGCCCGTCTCGACAAGACCGGCTGTCACGTGGTCGCTCAGGGCGCGCACGACGGGTTGGCCCGGGCGGTCACGCCTCCGCACACCCGCTACGACGGCGACGCCTTCGTGGCCGCGGCCACCGGCGAGGTCGATGCGGACCTCGATGTCGTGCGGCTGCTGGCCCTGGCCGTCGTCTGCGACGCCATCCGATCGGTCGGCGCACCGGCCTGA
- the paaK gene encoding phenylacetate--CoA ligase PaaK — translation MAWQDGTELSLDELRALQLQRLQRTVTTAYAAVPHYRTALDAVGVHPDDIRSLGDLARLPFTDKADLRANYPFGMFAVPREQVVRLHASSGTTGRPTVVGYTADDISMWADVMARSIHAAGGRPGDLVHIAYGYGLFTGGLGAHYGAERLGCTVVPVSGGMTQRQVQLIVDFEPRVIMVTPSYFLSLLDEMESQGIDPRSTSLRVGIFGAEPWTEAMRHEVETRTAMDAVDIYGLSEVIGPGVAQESAQTKDGLHVWEDHFYPEVVDPLTGEVLPDGEMGELVLTSLTKQAMPVLRYRTRDLTRLLPGTAHPTFRRMQKVTGRTDDLMIVRGVNVFPTQIEEHVLAEPSLAPYFQCVLTQPDRLVELTVLVESLEPMGEAQGRAVADRLVTRIKERVGTTCRVEVRDPGSIERSVGKARRIVDERGTKVPSRGSTT, via the coding sequence ATGGCCTGGCAGGACGGGACGGAGCTGTCCCTCGACGAGCTGAGGGCGCTGCAGCTGCAGCGCCTTCAGCGCACGGTGACCACGGCGTATGCCGCCGTCCCCCACTACCGCACGGCCCTCGACGCCGTGGGCGTCCACCCCGACGACATCCGGTCACTGGGCGACCTCGCTCGCCTGCCCTTCACCGACAAGGCCGACCTGCGGGCCAACTACCCCTTCGGGATGTTCGCTGTGCCACGCGAGCAGGTCGTGCGCCTGCACGCCAGCAGCGGCACGACCGGCCGGCCGACGGTCGTGGGCTACACCGCCGACGACATCTCGATGTGGGCCGACGTGATGGCCCGCTCGATCCACGCCGCCGGCGGCCGACCGGGCGACCTCGTGCACATCGCCTACGGCTACGGCCTGTTCACCGGCGGGCTCGGCGCGCACTACGGAGCCGAGCGTCTGGGCTGCACGGTCGTGCCCGTCTCCGGTGGCATGACGCAGCGTCAGGTGCAGCTCATCGTCGACTTCGAGCCGCGGGTGATCATGGTGACGCCCAGCTACTTCCTGTCGCTGCTCGACGAGATGGAGAGCCAGGGCATCGACCCGCGCAGCACCTCCCTGCGGGTCGGCATCTTCGGCGCCGAGCCGTGGACCGAGGCGATGCGCCACGAGGTCGAGACCCGCACGGCGATGGACGCGGTCGACATCTACGGCCTGTCGGAGGTCATCGGCCCCGGCGTCGCCCAGGAGTCGGCGCAGACCAAGGACGGCCTGCACGTCTGGGAGGACCACTTCTATCCCGAGGTCGTCGACCCGCTCACCGGTGAGGTGCTGCCCGACGGGGAGATGGGCGAGCTCGTGCTCACCTCGCTGACCAAGCAGGCCATGCCGGTGCTGCGCTACCGCACCCGCGACCTGACCCGCCTGCTGCCGGGCACCGCCCACCCGACCTTCCGCCGGATGCAGAAGGTCACCGGCCGCACCGACGACCTGATGATCGTGCGCGGCGTCAACGTCTTCCCCACCCAGATCGAGGAGCACGTGCTGGCCGAGCCGTCGCTCGCGCCGTACTTCCAGTGCGTGCTGACCCAGCCTGACCGGCTCGTCGAGCTGACCGTGCTGGTCGAGAGCCTCGAGCCGATGGGCGAGGCGCAGGGTCGGGCCGTGGCCGACCGGCTGGTCACCCGCATCAAGGAGCGGGTGGGCACCACCTGCCGGGTCGAGGTGCGCGACCCCGGCAGCATCGAGCGCAGCGTCGGCAAGGCCCGGCGCATCGTCGACGAGCGCGGGACCAAGGTCCCTTCTCGCGGATCTACTACGTGA
- a CDS encoding helix-turn-helix transcriptional regulator, translating into MGESSSFGGQVGDALRAVRYARGWSQRELAAQLGVGKSAVARWEAGVVSGAVAAVLGVLERVGFEVGVVDRRPEGQREPADPPCPRDPVAAQIVVFWRQRVEDEGVRDAAGRRPPAHRHVYPLKIPHTWWTARHRGVPWVMRPVWSWARYITWAHVVRRYGRFPSYVGHPPCGGAPMQGYPP; encoded by the coding sequence ATGGGTGAGTCGTCGTCGTTCGGTGGTCAGGTGGGGGATGCGTTGCGCGCGGTGCGGTATGCGCGGGGGTGGAGCCAGCGGGAGCTGGCGGCGCAGCTGGGAGTGGGGAAGTCGGCGGTCGCGCGGTGGGAGGCGGGCGTCGTCAGTGGGGCGGTCGCCGCGGTGCTGGGGGTGCTGGAGCGGGTGGGGTTCGAGGTGGGGGTGGTGGATCGGCGGCCGGAGGGGCAGCGTGAGCCGGCGGATCCGCCGTGTCCGCGTGATCCGGTGGCGGCGCAGATCGTGGTGTTCTGGCGGCAGCGGGTGGAGGACGAGGGGGTGCGTGATGCAGCGGGTCGTCGTCCGCCGGCGCATCGGCACGTGTATCCGCTGAAGATCCCTCACACGTGGTGGACGGCGCGTCATCGGGGGGTGCCGTGGGTGATGCGGCCCGTGTGGTCGTGGGCGCGGTACATCACCTGGGCGCACGTGGTGCGGCGTTACGGTCGGTTCCCGTCGTACGTGGGCCATCCTCCGTGTGGGGGTGCGCCGATGCAGGGGTACCCGCCGTGA
- a CDS encoding amino acid ABC transporter ATP-binding protein, with amino-acid sequence MTSTVPDTKHESPPAAPLVRAVNVLKSFHGTQVLKGIDLEVRPGQVVCLLGPSGSGKTTFLRCVNQLETIDGGRIWVDGDLMGYAETGSTLQRLSDKAIARQRADIGMVFQRFNLFPHMTALANVMEAPCQVRGEKKSVVRERALQLLERVGLSDKADCYPAQLSGGQQQRVAIARALAMQPKLMLFDEPTSALDPELVGEVLAVMRELARQGMTMIVVTHEMSFAREVADTVVFMDGGVVVEAGDPRQVINNPQHERTKAFLRRMHSDEARERATES; translated from the coding sequence ATGACCAGCACCGTCCCCGACACGAAGCACGAGAGCCCGCCGGCCGCCCCCCTGGTGCGCGCCGTCAACGTGCTCAAGTCGTTCCACGGCACGCAGGTGCTGAAGGGCATCGACCTCGAGGTGCGCCCCGGGCAGGTCGTCTGCCTGCTCGGGCCCTCGGGCTCGGGCAAGACGACCTTCCTGCGCTGCGTCAACCAGCTCGAGACCATCGACGGTGGCCGCATCTGGGTCGACGGCGACCTCATGGGCTACGCCGAGACCGGCAGCACCCTGCAACGCCTCTCCGACAAGGCGATCGCCCGCCAGCGGGCCGACATCGGCATGGTCTTCCAGCGCTTCAACCTGTTCCCGCACATGACGGCCCTGGCCAACGTCATGGAGGCGCCCTGCCAGGTGCGCGGCGAGAAGAAGTCGGTGGTGCGCGAGCGCGCGCTCCAGCTGCTCGAGCGGGTCGGCCTCTCCGACAAGGCCGACTGCTACCCGGCCCAGCTCTCGGGCGGCCAGCAGCAGCGGGTCGCGATCGCCCGGGCGCTGGCCATGCAGCCCAAGCTCATGCTCTTCGACGAGCCCACGTCGGCCCTGGACCCCGAGCTGGTCGGCGAGGTGCTCGCCGTCATGCGCGAGCTGGCCCGGCAGGGGATGACGATGATCGTGGTGACGCACGAGATGTCGTTCGCCCGCGAGGTCGCCGACACGGTCGTCTTCATGGACGGCGGTGTGGTCGTCGAGGCCGGCGACCCCCGCCAGGTCATCAACAACCCGCAGCACGAGCGCACCAAGGCCTTCCTTCGCCGCATGCACTCCGACGAAGCCCGCGAGCGCGCTACCGAGAGCTGA
- a CDS encoding amino acid ABC transporter permease: MTDLAPGPSAPADHDSTDRPGVIHARPVRHPGRWVALAAIAVLVAMVVSSFTTNPRWNFSLAFEIMYQKPVLEGLLKGTLLGTVGAMIVGVGLGVPIAVMRLSSNPVLSGVAFVFTWFFRAIPRYVLLVVIGSGLGFLYPQTTFGVPFGLQLAGWLNLPTDLTLSSVSTFSVTGSIWGGILGLGLSEAAYMAEIARAGIGSVDRGQAEAAEALGMSSSTAMRRIVLPQAMRVIVPPTGNETIAMVKDTSLLSAIPIITELFYQTRNIGLRTLQIMPALVAATLWYLIICSVLMVGQFYLERYFGRGFGTTKPATTRRFARPGGSGGA; the protein is encoded by the coding sequence GTGACCGACCTCGCCCCGGGGCCGTCAGCCCCGGCCGACCACGACTCGACCGACCGGCCCGGCGTCATCCACGCCCGGCCGGTCCGGCACCCGGGGCGGTGGGTCGCGCTCGCTGCGATCGCCGTCCTCGTGGCCATGGTGGTGAGCTCCTTCACCACCAACCCCCGGTGGAATTTCTCGCTGGCCTTCGAGATCATGTACCAGAAGCCCGTGCTCGAGGGGCTGCTCAAGGGCACGCTGCTCGGCACCGTCGGAGCCATGATCGTCGGGGTGGGCCTCGGCGTGCCGATCGCGGTGATGCGCCTGTCGAGCAACCCGGTGCTCTCGGGGGTGGCCTTCGTCTTCACCTGGTTCTTCCGCGCCATCCCCCGCTACGTGCTGCTGGTGGTCATCGGGAGCGGCCTCGGCTTCCTCTACCCCCAGACGACCTTCGGGGTGCCCTTCGGACTGCAGCTCGCCGGGTGGTTGAACCTGCCGACCGACCTCACCCTCAGCTCGGTCAGCACCTTCTCCGTGACCGGCTCCATCTGGGGAGGCATCCTCGGGCTCGGCCTGTCGGAGGCGGCCTACATGGCCGAGATCGCCCGGGCGGGGATCGGCTCGGTCGACCGCGGCCAGGCCGAGGCGGCCGAGGCCCTCGGCATGAGCAGCTCCACCGCGATGCGCCGGATCGTCCTGCCCCAGGCCATGCGGGTGATCGTGCCGCCGACCGGCAACGAGACCATCGCGATGGTCAAGGACACCTCGCTGCTGTCGGCCATCCCCATCATCACCGAGCTCTTCTACCAGACCAGGAACATCGGCCTGCGCACCCTGCAGATCATGCCCGCCCTCGTCGCGGCCACCCTGTGGTACCTCATCATCTGCTCGGTCCTGATGGTCGGGCAGTTCTACCTGGAGCGCTACTTCGGTCGCGGCTTCGGGACGACCAAGCCGGCGACGACCCGTCGCTTCGCCCGACCCGGCGGCAGCGGAGGAGCCTGA
- a CDS encoding S41 family peptidase yields MPAAAARVIAPLVGIGLGLGLALAACTDGSARVGPTPSLPSVTGPNAPVTPRAYTQAALDLIGGGLEVESSFGVLREIALRKAGPATTTAGTYDALRTALTGVGQSPGDLITRDAVARVPASPGEPGAETAGGITVVTLPGFADLSARPGSGATTAAEVAYARSGSAAVSNAARDTTCGWVVDVRGNGTTDVPVLLGSIAALLPAGPVLSRVDRDGRHSDVVLTDDGVHTGGTLALPLDPVARHDEPVVVLQDSGTSRAGEAVVLAFRSRSGSHSIGSATFGKATDGTTTPLSDGAMLYITRWRLGESAGPVASGAVLPQESADPAVALDAARAWLRGRCGQ; encoded by the coding sequence GTGCCCGCTGCCGCCGCTCGTGTCATCGCCCCCCTGGTCGGGATCGGCCTCGGGCTCGGGCTCGCCCTCGCCGCGTGCACCGACGGGTCAGCGCGGGTCGGCCCCACACCGTCGCTCCCGTCCGTCACCGGTCCGAACGCCCCCGTCACGCCGCGCGCCTACACGCAGGCGGCCCTCGACCTGATCGGGGGAGGCCTCGAGGTCGAGTCGAGCTTCGGCGTGCTGCGCGAGATCGCCCTGCGCAAGGCGGGCCCGGCCACGACGACGGCAGGGACGTACGACGCCCTCCGCACCGCCCTGACGGGGGTAGGCCAGAGCCCCGGCGACCTCATCACCCGTGACGCCGTCGCCCGCGTGCCGGCCTCACCCGGCGAGCCCGGCGCCGAGACGGCGGGCGGCATCACCGTGGTCACCCTGCCGGGCTTCGCCGACCTGTCGGCCCGCCCCGGCTCCGGCGCGACGACAGCCGCCGAGGTCGCCTACGCGCGCAGCGGGTCGGCGGCCGTCTCCAACGCCGCGCGCGACACGACCTGTGGCTGGGTCGTCGACGTGCGGGGCAACGGCACCACCGACGTGCCCGTGCTGCTCGGCAGCATCGCCGCACTGCTCCCCGCCGGCCCGGTCCTGTCGCGCGTCGACCGCGATGGCCGGCACTCGGACGTCGTCCTCACCGACGACGGCGTGCACACGGGTGGCACGCTGGCGCTGCCCCTCGACCCGGTCGCCCGGCACGACGAGCCCGTGGTCGTCCTCCAGGACAGCGGCACCTCCCGCGCCGGCGAGGCGGTCGTCCTCGCCTTCCGCTCCCGCAGCGGGAGCCACTCGATCGGGTCGGCGACCTTCGGGAAGGCCACCGACGGCACGACCACGCCTCTGAGCGACGGAGCGATGCTCTACATCACCCGCTGGCGGCTGGGCGAGAGCGCCGGCCCGGTCGCTTCCGGGGCCGTCCTCCCGCAGGAGTCCGCCGACCCCGCCGTGGCCCTCGACGCGGCGCGCGCGTGGCTGCGCGGTCGCTGCGGGCAATGA
- a CDS encoding RIO1 family regulatory kinase/ATPase, giving the protein MLTFDFRPVEDVDEGQRFSTYWDVEPLSRGPQPAPDWVVTDRAAVDTELGVLKTGKEADVFLLERAVPGTDVGVVLAAKRYRDAEHRQFHRAATYTQGRRVRSSRDARAIAKGTAHGRAVAAGQWAWAEWEFLGRCWEAGVPVPYPVQIDGTEILMELVTSPDGTPAPRLAQTRPDPERLASYFDQLHEAMLLLAAMGAAHGDLSPYNVLAAGERLVVIDVPQVVDIVANPAGQDFLLRDCHNMCTWFRARGLDVDEQVLFAELVTQAYGVGFG; this is encoded by the coding sequence GTGCTCACCTTCGACTTCCGGCCCGTGGAGGACGTCGACGAGGGCCAGCGCTTCTCGACCTACTGGGACGTCGAGCCTCTCAGCCGCGGCCCCCAGCCCGCGCCCGACTGGGTGGTCACCGACCGGGCGGCGGTCGACACCGAGCTGGGGGTCCTCAAGACGGGCAAGGAGGCCGACGTCTTCCTGCTCGAGCGCGCGGTGCCGGGGACGGATGTGGGTGTGGTCCTCGCCGCCAAGCGGTATCGCGACGCCGAGCACCGCCAGTTCCACCGGGCCGCCACCTACACCCAGGGGCGCCGGGTGCGCAGCTCGAGGGACGCCCGGGCGATCGCGAAGGGGACCGCCCACGGCCGCGCCGTCGCGGCCGGCCAGTGGGCCTGGGCGGAGTGGGAGTTCCTGGGGCGCTGTTGGGAGGCCGGTGTGCCCGTGCCCTACCCCGTGCAGATCGACGGGACCGAGATCCTGATGGAGCTCGTGACCTCGCCCGACGGCACTCCGGCCCCACGGCTCGCCCAGACCCGTCCCGATCCCGAGCGGTTGGCGTCGTACTTCGACCAGCTGCACGAGGCGATGCTGCTCCTGGCCGCCATGGGCGCAGCCCACGGGGACCTCTCGCCCTACAACGTCCTTGCCGCCGGCGAGCGCCTGGTCGTCATCGACGTTCCCCAGGTCGTCGACATCGTCGCCAACCCGGCCGGCCAGGACTTCCTCCTGCGTGACTGCCACAACATGTGCACCTGGTTCCGGGCCAGAGGCCTCGACGTCGACGAGCAGGTGCTCTTCGCCGAGCTGGTGACGCAGGCCTACGGGGTGGGCTTCGGCTGA